One window from the genome of Myxococcales bacterium encodes:
- a CDS encoding nitroreductase family protein — translation MAKAATAWNLDAADYPASGPLRAQLEFLLRYAILAPSTHNTQPWQFDLRADGIDIYIDESRRLGVIDPQGRQRVMSCAAALHNLRVAARAFGHKLAIEILPEAAAEPMLLARVRVVGTRRTLASDRALRDAIVTRRTNRQPYLAKPVSFVIADELAAIAEKEGAWMLRLHPKAKAPLAEIITAADRAQFADKEFRSELAQWLVPAGSTRRDGIPFAKKEYGNKMPFGVSLLVRTFDLGGNVAAKEAALAQGSPMLIVIGTDGDAPRDWVSAGLAMQALWLAGVTHGLSASYLNQALEVPALRAQVESLIGNRGRPQLVMRLGFGPEVAVATPRRPLKSVVLGG, via the coding sequence ATGGCGAAGGCGGCGACGGCGTGGAATCTCGATGCGGCGGACTATCCCGCGTCCGGCCCGCTACGCGCCCAGCTTGAGTTTTTGCTTCGCTACGCCATCTTGGCGCCTTCGACGCACAACACCCAGCCGTGGCAGTTTGACCTGCGGGCCGATGGCATCGACATCTATATAGATGAGTCGCGGCGCCTGGGCGTGATCGACCCGCAGGGCCGGCAGCGCGTGATGAGCTGCGCCGCGGCGTTGCACAACCTTCGAGTGGCGGCGCGGGCCTTTGGCCACAAGCTGGCGATCGAGATCCTGCCCGAGGCTGCGGCGGAGCCGATGTTGCTGGCGCGGGTGAGGGTGGTCGGTACCAGGCGCACCCTTGCCAGCGATCGCGCGCTGCGCGACGCCATTGTCACCCGCCGCACCAATCGCCAGCCGTATCTGGCCAAGCCGGTGAGCTTTGTCATCGCCGATGAGCTGGCGGCGATCGCGGAAAAGGAGGGCGCGTGGATGCTGCGGCTGCATCCCAAGGCCAAGGCGCCGCTCGCCGAAATCATCACCGCGGCCGACCGCGCGCAATTTGCCGACAAAGAATTTCGCAGCGAGCTGGCGCAGTGGCTGGTGCCGGCCGGCAGCACGCGGCGCGATGGCATTCCGTTTGCCAAGAAAGAATACGGCAACAAGATGCCGTTTGGGGTGTCGCTCTTGGTGCGCACGTTTGATCTAGGCGGCAACGTTGCGGCCAAGGAGGCTGCGCTGGCGCAGGGCTCGCCGATGCTGATCGTGATCGGCACCGACGGCGATGCGCCGCGCGATTGGGTGAGCGCCGGCCTTGCCATGCAGGCCTTGTGGCTGGCGGGCGTCACGCACGGCCTTTCGGCTTCGTATCTCAATCAGGCGCTCGAGGTGCCGGCCTTGCGCGCGCAGGTCGAGTCGCTGATCGGCAACCGCGGGAGGCCGCAGCTCGTCATGCGCTTGGGCTTTGGCCCCGAGGTCGCGGTCGCGACGCCGCGGCGGCCGCTGAAATCGGTCGTGCTCGGCGGCTAG
- a CDS encoding TIM44-like domain-containing protein, with product MSLLRLRGAARRAPWVRWLGILAVLGVVALVLFGQVSLGEARPGGGDTYSGGGGHGDGGGGGGGDGGALMIDLLMLVLHLCIEVPHIGLPLLAAGVVVFVYLSYKRKANADWDSGPPHTLESADDISALVRLDAGFSRVLFEDFVFRLYAEAHRAAGEGGGDRGAALDALAPYVSERARAALAAQAAGVPVHAVVIGAMRVVRAHIPSEPIDEAGAPAMARLVVQFEANVTRGAAGREQTMFVVETWTLARAATAQTKPPRADKIFPCPNCGAPWQAAASGGQTCAFCGEVVDNGRFDWLVEEASLVSSDARPPTLRGTTPERGTDLPTYVQAGFEDRFARLVADDPQVSFANINARLDLIYRELNHAWSAGDLAPARGVMSDGLYDSFQYWMVAYEAQGLRNTLVDMAITNRQPCKLIRDKHYDALTIRIWGSGRDFTIERATGKVVGGSKRTPRAYSEYWTLIRAAGRRGEPQRALQCGNCGAPLKVTMAGACAHCNAHVTAGEFDWVLSKIEQDDSYRG from the coding sequence ATGAGCTTGTTGCGTCTGCGAGGTGCGGCACGCCGCGCGCCGTGGGTACGGTGGCTGGGCATCTTAGCGGTGCTCGGGGTGGTCGCGCTCGTGCTGTTTGGCCAGGTATCGCTTGGCGAGGCGCGGCCGGGTGGCGGCGATACCTATTCCGGCGGTGGCGGGCACGGCGATGGTGGCGGCGGAGGCGGTGGCGACGGCGGCGCGCTGATGATCGATCTGCTCATGCTCGTGCTGCACCTTTGCATCGAGGTGCCGCACATTGGCTTGCCGCTGCTAGCGGCCGGCGTGGTGGTGTTTGTGTATCTAAGCTACAAGCGCAAGGCGAACGCGGATTGGGACAGCGGGCCACCGCACACGCTTGAAAGCGCCGATGATATTTCGGCGTTGGTGCGCCTTGATGCCGGGTTCTCGCGCGTCTTGTTTGAGGATTTCGTGTTTCGCTTGTATGCGGAGGCACATCGCGCGGCGGGCGAGGGCGGCGGCGACCGCGGCGCGGCGCTGGACGCGCTGGCACCGTACGTGAGCGAGCGGGCGCGCGCGGCGTTGGCGGCGCAGGCCGCAGGCGTACCGGTGCATGCGGTCGTCATCGGCGCGATGCGCGTGGTACGCGCGCATATACCTAGCGAGCCCATAGACGAAGCTGGCGCGCCGGCGATGGCGCGGCTGGTGGTGCAATTTGAAGCCAACGTCACGCGCGGCGCGGCTGGCCGCGAGCAAACCATGTTTGTGGTCGAGACGTGGACGTTGGCGCGTGCGGCGACGGCGCAAACCAAGCCGCCGCGTGCGGACAAGATTTTTCCATGTCCCAATTGCGGCGCGCCTTGGCAGGCCGCGGCGAGCGGTGGACAAACCTGCGCCTTTTGCGGCGAGGTAGTCGACAACGGGCGGTTTGACTGGCTGGTAGAGGAGGCCTCACTCGTTAGTTCAGACGCGCGGCCGCCGACGCTGCGAGGCACGACGCCTGAGCGCGGCACCGATTTGCCGACGTATGTACAGGCGGGTTTTGAGGACCGCTTCGCCCGCCTCGTTGCCGACGACCCACAGGTCTCGTTTGCCAATATCAATGCGCGGCTCGATCTAATCTATCGCGAGCTCAACCATGCGTGGTCCGCCGGCGACCTTGCGCCAGCTCGCGGCGTGATGTCGGATGGTCTGTACGACTCGTTTCAATACTGGATGGTGGCGTATGAAGCGCAGGGCCTGCGCAATACGCTGGTCGACATGGCCATCACCAACCGGCAGCCGTGCAAGCTGATTCGCGACAAACACTACGACGCGCTGACCATCCGCATTTGGGGCAGCGGGCGAGACTTTACGATCGAGCGCGCGACTGGCAAGGTGGTTGGCGGCAGCAAGCGCACGCCGCGTGCATACAGCGAATACTGGACGCTCATACGCGCCGCGGGCCGGCGCGGCGAGCCGCAGCGCGCGCTGCAATGTGGCAACTGCGGCGCCCCGCTCAAGGTGACCATGGCCGGCGCCTGCGCGCATTGCAACGCCCACGTTACCGCCGGCGAATTTGACTGGGTGCTGTCAAAGATTGAGCAAGACGATAGCTATCGTGGGTAG
- a CDS encoding OPT/YSL family transporter, translated as MSDSASPATTVAPPIDPALVQITVRAVITGMLIGGLLSLCNIYSGLKIGWSNNMSVTAALLAFAAWRGFAVVGARPFTLLENNINQTAASSAAAVSSAGLVAGVPALTMLTGYQFTWPVLATWVLSVCLVGIVVGIGLRRQMIEIQKLPFPNGVAAAETLREIHGQGGKGAAARVYVLLSAGAIAALVKLTEKVAGLKQVFFPGTFQLGAAGKVTSGNLTFGFEPSLIMGGVGALLGLRGGISLLFGGLLAYGVLSPIALAEGWAAPGKVGEPWFGALNKWLLWPGVAMMVTASLTSFAFSWRSIAATFRRKPVGEAGILVDRGDVPVKWFLVGLAAAAIFSVIMQNAVFGIGVAVAFLGVMMSFVLAMVGARVSGETNVTPVGAMGKVTQLLFGALTPGQVAPNLMAANVTGGAASQCADLMHDLKAGYLVGALARYQVIAQIFGALAGALIGSAAYLILVPDPATMLITPEWPAPAVATWKAVAEIFAKGFSALPPFTPHAAIIGALAGIALAIAEKVIPRGDKYLPSASAIGLAFVLPFYNSLQMFAGALLAAILTKYAKSWSDRFLVVAAAGIIAGESLMGVAIAIHMLLFG; from the coding sequence ATGAGCGACTCCGCCTCCCCGGCCACCACCGTGGCCCCCCCGATCGACCCCGCCTTGGTCCAAATCACCGTGCGAGCGGTGATCACCGGCATGCTTATTGGTGGCCTGCTCTCGCTGTGCAACATCTACAGCGGCCTCAAAATCGGCTGGTCTAACAATATGTCGGTCACGGCGGCGTTATTGGCGTTTGCCGCCTGGCGCGGCTTTGCGGTGGTTGGCGCGCGCCCCTTTACGCTACTCGAGAACAACATTAACCAGACCGCGGCTTCCTCGGCTGCGGCCGTATCATCCGCCGGGCTGGTGGCTGGCGTGCCTGCGCTGACGATGCTTACCGGCTATCAGTTTACGTGGCCGGTCCTGGCGACGTGGGTGCTCTCGGTCTGCCTCGTCGGCATTGTTGTCGGCATTGGCCTGCGACGGCAGATGATCGAGATTCAGAAATTGCCGTTTCCCAATGGCGTCGCCGCGGCCGAGACGCTGCGCGAGATTCACGGCCAAGGCGGTAAGGGTGCGGCAGCGCGCGTCTATGTCTTGCTTTCTGCCGGTGCCATCGCGGCATTGGTCAAGCTGACCGAAAAAGTCGCGGGCCTCAAGCAAGTCTTTTTCCCGGGCACGTTTCAGCTCGGCGCCGCCGGCAAGGTAACCAGCGGCAATCTCACCTTTGGCTTTGAGCCCAGCCTGATCATGGGCGGCGTCGGTGCGCTGCTTGGGCTGCGCGGCGGCATCTCGCTCTTATTTGGCGGCCTGCTCGCCTATGGGGTGCTGTCGCCGATCGCGCTCGCCGAAGGCTGGGCCGCACCTGGCAAGGTCGGCGAGCCGTGGTTTGGTGCACTCAACAAGTGGCTGCTTTGGCCTGGCGTGGCAATGATGGTTACCGCCTCGCTCACCTCGTTCGCTTTTTCGTGGCGATCGATCGCCGCCACCTTTCGCCGCAAGCCTGTCGGCGAGGCAGGCATCCTGGTTGACCGCGGCGACGTGCCCGTCAAATGGTTTTTGGTGGGGCTCGCGGCAGCGGCGATATTTTCGGTCATCATGCAGAACGCCGTCTTCGGCATCGGCGTCGCGGTCGCCTTCTTGGGCGTGATGATGTCATTCGTGCTCGCCATGGTCGGCGCACGGGTCTCGGGCGAGACCAACGTCACGCCCGTGGGCGCGATGGGCAAGGTGACGCAACTGCTATTTGGCGCGCTAACCCCCGGTCAGGTGGCGCCAAATCTCATGGCGGCGAACGTCACCGGCGGTGCCGCGAGCCAGTGTGCCGACCTTATGCACGACCTCAAGGCCGGCTATCTGGTGGGGGCACTCGCGCGCTATCAAGTCATCGCACAAATTTTCGGTGCGCTCGCGGGAGCGCTCATTGGCAGCGCGGCCTACCTCATCTTGGTGCCAGATCCGGCGACGATGCTCATCACGCCCGAGTGGCCGGCTCCCGCGGTCGCGACGTGGAAGGCCGTCGCTGAAATCTTCGCCAAGGGTTTTAGCGCGCTGCCGCCGTTTACGCCGCACGCCGCAATCATCGGCGCGCTGGCCGGCATCGCGCTCGCCATCGCCGAGAAAGTGATACCGCGCGGCGATAAATATCTGCCCAGCGCCTCGGCCATCGGGCTCGCCTTCGTGCTGCCGTTCTACAACTCGCTGCAAATGTTCGCTGGCGCCCTGCTCGCCGCCATCCTCACCAAATACGCCAAGTCGTGGAGCGACCGCTTCCTCGTCGTCGCCGCCGCCGGCATCATCGCCGGCGAGAGCCTGATGGGCGTCGCCATCGCGATCCACATGTTGCTGTTTGGCTAG
- a CDS encoding TerC family protein, protein MPFETIGSPLMWAGFIAFVIAMLAIDLGVFHRKAHEVTMKEAAAWSVVWVGLAILFNLGLYQFVGPQLALEFTAGYLIEKALAVDNIFVFVIIFSAFAIPPQYQHRVLFWGVLGALVMRAIFILLGGALLAKFHWMIYVFGGVLFITGIKLLRQNHETFDPKANILVRAFRKLMPVTDELHGDKFLVRQAGKWVATPLMMALVAVEFTDLIFAVDSIPAIYAVTDDPFIVFTSNIFAILGLRSLYFLLAGMIHKFAYLKTGLAFVLLFVGAKMLLMGIYKIPIIASLGVIVLILGASIVVSILRPPAPK, encoded by the coding sequence ATGCCTTTTGAAACCATCGGCTCTCCCCTCATGTGGGCGGGCTTTATTGCCTTTGTCATTGCCATGTTGGCCATCGACCTCGGGGTCTTTCACCGCAAGGCGCACGAGGTCACCATGAAGGAGGCCGCGGCGTGGAGCGTGGTGTGGGTGGGCCTGGCGATCCTGTTCAATCTCGGCCTCTATCAATTTGTCGGCCCTCAGCTCGCGCTCGAATTTACCGCGGGCTATCTCATCGAGAAGGCGCTGGCCGTCGACAACATCTTTGTCTTTGTCATCATCTTCAGCGCGTTTGCCATCCCGCCGCAGTATCAGCATCGCGTCCTCTTCTGGGGCGTGCTGGGCGCGCTGGTCATGCGCGCGATCTTCATCTTGCTCGGTGGGGCCTTGCTCGCAAAATTCCACTGGATGATCTACGTCTTTGGCGGCGTGTTGTTCATCACCGGCATCAAGCTGCTGCGGCAAAACCATGAAACCTTCGACCCCAAGGCCAACATCTTGGTGCGGGCCTTTCGCAAGCTGATGCCCGTCACCGACGAGCTTCATGGCGACAAATTCTTGGTGAGGCAAGCCGGCAAGTGGGTCGCGACTCCGCTGATGATGGCCTTGGTGGCGGTCGAGTTCACCGACCTCATCTTCGCGGTCGACTCGATCCCTGCCATTTACGCCGTCACCGACGACCCCTTCATTGTCTTCACGTCAAACATCTTTGCCATTCTCGGGCTGCGTTCGCTCTATTTCTTATTGGCCGGCATGATTCACAAATTCGCCTACCTTAAAACCGGGCTGGCATTTGTCCTGCTCTTCGTTGGCGCCAAGATGTTGCTCATGGGCATCTACAAGATCCCCATCATCGCGTCGCTCGGCGTCATCGTGCTGATCCTGGGGGCATCCATCGTCGTCTCCATCCTCCGCCCGCCAGCCCCCAAATAA
- a CDS encoding zf-TFIIB domain-containing protein translates to MNCPRCDQGELVEKARDGVMIDVCRTCRGVWLDRGELEKIIALASNEFDEDTPTRDHDLRLRDRDGDGSVPPDADRARRYRRHDSDDGHGGYIGDDDRPHAGPRPRRKKRWFDMFGDIFD, encoded by the coding sequence ATGAATTGCCCGCGCTGTGACCAAGGCGAGCTCGTCGAAAAGGCGCGCGATGGCGTCATGATCGATGTCTGCCGCACGTGCCGAGGGGTGTGGCTTGACCGCGGCGAGCTGGAAAAGATCATCGCGCTCGCGAGCAATGAATTCGACGAAGACACGCCCACGCGTGATCACGACCTTCGCCTCCGAGACCGCGACGGCGACGGCAGCGTGCCGCCCGACGCCGACCGCGCTCGCCGCTACCGCCGCCACGACAGCGATGACGGCCATGGTGGCTACATCGGCGATGACGACCGCCCCCATGCGGGCCCGCGGCCGCGCCGCAAGAAGCGGTGGTTTGACATGTTCGGCGACATTTTTGACTAA
- a CDS encoding HPF/RaiA family ribosome-associated protein — MSTQTQELPMEIHIRTKGFTATQTQRDHAKRRIHAHLSRFGREVREVTLRLTDINGPKGGLDKVCQVVVKGPRLGVATLAEQTNEVLAAIDLAVERVAATIGRTLERQRQAATTRVSVRRAS; from the coding sequence ATGTCAACCCAAACCCAGGAGCTACCCATGGAAATTCACATTCGCACCAAGGGCTTTACCGCCACCCAAACCCAACGCGACCACGCCAAGCGGCGCATTCATGCCCATCTCAGCCGCTTTGGCCGCGAGGTTCGCGAGGTCACCTTGCGGCTGACCGACATCAACGGCCCCAAGGGCGGCCTCGACAAGGTGTGCCAGGTCGTCGTCAAGGGCCCTCGGCTCGGCGTTGCGACGCTGGCCGAGCAAACCAACGAAGTACTCGCCGCCATCGACCTCGCCGTCGAACGCGTCGCCGCCACCATCGGGCGCACGCTCGAGCGCCAGCGCCAAGCGGCGACGACCCGCGTCAGCGTGCGGAGGGCGTCATGA
- the nhaR gene encoding transcriptional activator NhaR, with protein sequence MESLNYHHLRYFWVVAREGGLVPAGKVLRLSHPTLSAQIHTLEAQLGEPLFNKVGRRLVLSETGRVVFRYADEIFKLGHELVDAVGGRPVGQPMRLNVGAVDAVPKLVVSLLLRPALSLPEPVRLICHEDAYDKLLADLSLHALDVLIADAPLPTGSSVRAYSHLLGETGMSVFGAPPLAKAYKRGFPRSLHGAPMLLPLEHVPLRRSLDQWFAKHGLVPRIVGEFEDSALLKVFGSEGVGLVVAPSAVEREIAAQYRLQLVGRIDEVRERFYAITGERKLKHPAVVALTAVARSEVFAR encoded by the coding sequence ATGGAATCGCTCAACTACCATCACCTGCGCTATTTCTGGGTCGTCGCGCGCGAGGGCGGCTTGGTGCCCGCAGGCAAGGTGCTGCGCCTTTCGCATCCCACGCTCAGCGCGCAAATTCATACCTTAGAAGCGCAGCTCGGCGAGCCCTTGTTTAACAAGGTGGGGCGGCGGCTCGTGCTCTCAGAAACCGGGCGCGTCGTGTTTCGCTACGCCGACGAGATCTTCAAGCTGGGTCACGAGCTCGTCGATGCAGTCGGTGGCCGCCCAGTCGGACAGCCGATGCGCCTTAACGTTGGCGCCGTCGACGCGGTGCCCAAGCTCGTCGTCAGCTTGTTGCTTAGGCCCGCGCTCAGCCTGCCCGAGCCGGTTCGTCTGATATGCCATGAAGATGCGTACGACAAGTTGCTGGCGGACCTGTCGCTGCATGCGCTCGACGTCTTGATCGCGGATGCCCCGCTGCCAACCGGCAGTAGCGTGCGCGCGTATTCTCATTTGCTCGGTGAAACCGGCATGAGCGTGTTTGGCGCGCCGCCCTTGGCCAAGGCGTATAAGCGCGGCTTCCCGCGTTCGCTGCATGGCGCGCCCATGCTCTTGCCGCTGGAGCATGTGCCGCTGCGGCGTAGCCTTGATCAGTGGTTTGCCAAACACGGGCTGGTGCCGCGCATCGTCGGCGAATTCGAAGACAGCGCGTTGCTCAAGGTCTTTGGCAGCGAGGGCGTTGGGCTGGTGGTGGCACCCAGCGCGGTGGAGCGCGAGATCGCGGCGCAGTATCGCCTGCAGCTCGTGGGCCGCATCGACGAAGTGCGCGAACGCTTCTACGCGATCACCGGCGAGCGCAAGCTCAAACACCCGGCCGTGGTGGCGCTCACCGCGGTGGCGCGCAGCGAGGTGTTTGCGCGCTAG
- a CDS encoding error-prone DNA polymerase: protein MAVLRPSARHVVLPRQRAVAMQAATYVPLWCKSNFSFLHGASHPEELVERAFALGLPAVAITDRDGVYGVVRAFARARELGMKLIVGAEIAVSLDEDDGKRNAARDGDGENQTICRCVLLARDREGWRQLCQLLTLGHRRTTKQGARLTMRDLAAVAKAHGEPPGWITIIAEPGEASVPQLTKLATALREGLGEHVYMGISRHWRERDVAQETRQRAAATAAGLACVALPEVLYHDQARRPLQDVLTCIARGVTLAQATPHLRANAEHHLAVPAAIAAQWQDDVPTLARTLALAELCTFSLGELRYRYPSETLPSGLTSMQWLRELTERGARWRYGDAVPPAVFTQLARELAIVEQLDYAGYFLTMYEIVQFCGARGILCQGRGSAANSVVCYTLGVTAIDPIKMDLLFERFLSVERAEPPDIDLDIEHARREEVIAHMYEHYGRDRAAMVCNVVRYRGRSAWREVGKVFGLSPQALGRAAKFVSAYGGIELTDELARELQTLSPTAQQQLIALCQQLEGMPRHLSIHPGGFLLGHEPVCDLVPIENATMPGRTVIQWDKDDIETLGLFKVDLLALGALTQLQACFALLRQTRDVALTMATLPPDDMDTFDMLCTADTVGVFQIESRAQMSMLPRLRPRNFYDLVVQISLVRPGPIAGGMVHPYLRRRRGQEAITYPHPSLQPVLAKTLGVPLFQEQVMRLAMVAADYTPGEADQLRRDMAAWKQHGHMDAHRDRLITRMVAKGIAPEFAERVFMQIRGFGEYGFPESHAASFALIAYATSYMRRHYLPEFVCTLLNAQPMGFYSPATIVQDTKRHGVDVRPIDVNHSAVGCTMERSEDGKIGEYAVRLGLRYVKGLTSAAAARIVAQRAAGAYPTVATLMQRAQLTLGDGKALAEAGAFASMDGIARRDAMWQVRGWARQQGDAMDVSAEQAPRFDTPSQLDDLLWDYEVMGLSSKRHPLAACREALRHQGLLAATDVASRPHGTRVRYLGQVICRQRPGTASGVTFMTLEDETGFVNLVVWKQVGERYRAAVEAASLLYVVGTLQAQEGVVHLIADELACATLPASTNASTNADVFVSRNFY from the coding sequence ATGGCTGTATTACGACCATCAGCGCGGCACGTGGTTTTGCCAAGGCAGCGTGCAGTAGCCATGCAGGCCGCCACCTACGTGCCGCTGTGGTGCAAGAGCAATTTTTCGTTTTTGCACGGCGCCAGCCATCCAGAAGAGTTGGTTGAGCGCGCGTTTGCGCTTGGCTTGCCTGCGGTGGCCATTACGGATCGCGATGGTGTTTATGGCGTGGTGAGAGCATTTGCCCGCGCGCGTGAGCTGGGCATGAAGCTCATCGTCGGCGCCGAGATCGCGGTGTCATTGGATGAAGATGACGGCAAGCGCAATGCCGCACGCGATGGCGACGGCGAAAACCAAACCATCTGCCGCTGCGTGCTCTTGGCGCGCGATCGCGAGGGCTGGCGACAGTTATGCCAGCTGCTAACGCTGGGCCATCGGCGCACCACCAAGCAAGGCGCGCGCCTCACCATGCGCGACCTTGCGGCCGTGGCCAAGGCCCACGGCGAGCCCCCTGGCTGGATAACCATCATCGCCGAACCGGGCGAGGCAAGCGTACCCCAGCTGACAAAGCTCGCCACCGCGCTGCGCGAGGGTTTAGGCGAGCACGTCTACATGGGTATTTCGCGGCATTGGCGCGAGCGCGACGTCGCGCAGGAAACTCGCCAACGCGCGGCGGCCACCGCGGCGGGGCTTGCCTGCGTGGCGTTGCCCGAGGTGCTCTATCACGATCAGGCGCGTCGGCCGTTGCAAGACGTGCTCACCTGCATTGCGCGCGGCGTAACGCTAGCGCAGGCCACACCGCATCTGCGCGCCAACGCCGAGCATCACCTGGCCGTGCCCGCCGCGATCGCCGCGCAATGGCAAGACGATGTGCCGACGCTTGCGCGCACGCTCGCCCTTGCCGAGCTCTGCACGTTTTCGCTCGGCGAGCTGCGCTATCGCTACCCCTCGGAAACGCTGCCTAGTGGCCTAACCTCCATGCAATGGCTGCGCGAGCTCACCGAGCGCGGTGCGCGGTGGCGATATGGCGACGCGGTGCCGCCCGCCGTCTTCACCCAGTTAGCGCGCGAGCTGGCCATTGTCGAGCAGCTCGATTACGCCGGCTATTTTCTCACCATGTACGAGATCGTGCAGTTCTGTGGCGCCCGCGGCATCCTGTGCCAAGGCCGCGGCTCGGCAGCTAACTCGGTGGTGTGCTACACGCTGGGCGTCACCGCGATCGATCCGATCAAGATGGATCTCTTATTCGAGCGCTTCTTGTCGGTTGAACGCGCCGAGCCGCCGGATATCGACCTCGACATCGAGCATGCGCGCCGCGAAGAGGTCATCGCGCATATGTACGAGCACTATGGGCGCGATCGCGCGGCCATGGTGTGCAACGTCGTGCGCTATCGCGGGCGCTCGGCGTGGCGAGAGGTTGGCAAGGTGTTTGGGCTAAGCCCACAGGCCTTGGGGCGCGCCGCCAAGTTCGTGTCCGCATACGGCGGCATCGAACTCACGGATGAACTCGCCCGCGAGCTGCAAACGCTATCGCCCACCGCTCAGCAGCAATTGATTGCGCTCTGCCAGCAACTAGAAGGCATGCCGCGCCACCTCTCCATCCACCCCGGCGGTTTTCTTTTGGGGCACGAGCCGGTGTGCGACCTAGTGCCGATCGAAAACGCCACCATGCCGGGGCGCACCGTCATTCAATGGGACAAGGACGACATTGAGACGCTCGGCTTATTCAAGGTCGACCTCCTCGCGCTGGGGGCGTTGACGCAGCTACAGGCATGTTTTGCGCTGCTGCGGCAAACCCGCGACGTGGCGCTCACCATGGCCACGCTGCCGCCCGATGACATGGACACCTTTGACATGCTGTGCACCGCCGATACCGTCGGCGTCTTTCAGATCGAGAGCCGCGCCCAGATGTCGATGCTGCCGCGGCTGCGGCCACGCAATTTCTATGACCTAGTGGTGCAGATTTCGCTAGTCCGGCCCGGCCCCATCGCCGGCGGCATGGTGCATCCTTATTTGCGCCGGCGTCGCGGCCAAGAGGCCATCACGTATCCACACCCAAGCCTGCAGCCAGTGCTCGCGAAGACCTTGGGCGTGCCGCTATTTCAAGAGCAGGTCATGCGCCTGGCCATGGTCGCCGCGGATTATACGCCGGGCGAGGCCGACCAGTTGCGCCGCGACATGGCAGCGTGGAAGCAACACGGCCATATGGACGCGCATCGCGATCGCCTAATTACGCGCATGGTGGCTAAGGGCATCGCACCCGAATTTGCCGAGCGCGTGTTTATGCAGATCCGCGGCTTTGGCGAGTATGGCTTCCCCGAGAGCCACGCCGCGAGCTTTGCCCTCATTGCCTATGCCACCTCGTATATGCGCCGGCACTACCTACCGGAATTTGTCTGCACCCTGCTCAACGCGCAACCGATGGGTTTCTACTCGCCGGCCACCATCGTGCAAGACACCAAGCGCCACGGCGTTGACGTGCGGCCCATCGATGTCAACCACAGCGCGGTGGGCTGCACCATGGAGCGTAGCGAGGACGGCAAAATCGGCGAATATGCCGTCCGCCTCGGCCTACGCTACGTCAAAGGCCTCACCTCCGCCGCCGCCGCGCGCATCGTGGCGCAGCGCGCCGCGGGCGCCTACCCCACCGTGGCCACGCTGATGCAGCGCGCGCAGCTAACACTTGGCGATGGCAAAGCGCTCGCCGAGGCCGGCGCCTTTGCCAGCATGGATGGCATCGCGCGGCGCGATGCGATGTGGCAGGTGCGCGGCTGGGCGCGGCAGCAGGGCGACGCGATGGACGTCTCCGCCGAGCAAGCGCCACGCTTTGACACGCCATCGCAGCTCGATGATCTGTTGTGGGATTATGAAGTCATGGGCCTCTCTAGCAAGCGACATCCGTTGGCGGCCTGTCGCGAGGCGCTGCGCCATCAGGGCCTGCTCGCGGCAACCGACGTCGCGAGCAGGCCTCACGGCACGCGCGTGCGCTACCTCGGGCAGGTGATTTGCAGGCAACGCCCCGGCACGGCCAGCGGCGTTACCTTCATGACCCTCGAAGATGAAACCGGCTTTGTAAACCTCGTGGTGTGGAAGCAGGTCGGCGAGCGCTATCGCGCCGCGGTCGAGGCCGCCTCGCTGCTCTACGTGGTTGGCACGCTGCAAGCGCAAGAGGGCGTGGTCCACCTCATCGCCGACGAGCTCGCCTGCGCCACTCTACCGGCAAGCACCAACGCCAGCACCAACGCTGACGTCTTTGTCAGCCGAAACTTCTATTGA
- a CDS encoding recombinase A gives MEPDVRRTEARSEAAFAWDVAALAGRVVELSGHGAAAPLSAAMSLVRRAQEASDVAAWVAARTSVFFPPDAVACGIDVAALPVVRCPHVPSMLRAAEMLVRSGAFALVVVDIGARAEVPLALQGRLAGLAQKHDAVILFITDKHDDDASLGSMVSLRLACPREAAGDGGVGCALRVLKDKRHGPGATHRLNFARGLGM, from the coding sequence TTGGAGCCGGACGTACGCCGCACGGAGGCGCGTAGCGAGGCTGCGTTTGCGTGGGATGTTGCGGCGCTCGCGGGGCGAGTGGTGGAGCTATCGGGGCATGGCGCGGCAGCGCCGTTGTCGGCGGCGATGTCGCTCGTGCGGCGGGCGCAAGAGGCCAGCGACGTCGCGGCGTGGGTGGCGGCGCGCACGTCAGTTTTTTTTCCGCCCGATGCCGTGGCGTGCGGGATCGACGTCGCGGCGTTGCCCGTCGTGCGTTGCCCGCACGTGCCGAGCATGTTGCGCGCCGCCGAGATGTTGGTGCGCTCGGGCGCCTTTGCGTTGGTGGTGGTCGATATCGGGGCGCGCGCCGAGGTGCCGCTGGCGTTGCAAGGGCGGCTCGCGGGCCTCGCGCAAAAACACGATGCGGTGATCTTATTTATCACCGACAAGCACGACGACGATGCCTCGCTCGGCTCGATGGTTTCATTGCGCCTCGCCTGCCCGCGCGAGGCTGCGGGCGATGGTGGCGTTGGCTGCGCGCTGCGCGTGCTCAAAGATAAGCGCCATGGACCAGGCGCCACGCACCGCCTGAATTTTGCGCGTGGGCTGGGGATGTAA